A region of Aquarana catesbeiana isolate 2022-GZ linkage group LG08, ASM4218655v1, whole genome shotgun sequence DNA encodes the following proteins:
- the LOC141106594 gene encoding uncharacterized protein, which produces MEQSLGAMEANCTNLTERILRLTLEIIYLLTGEDNIVVKKTSGDGQNPITVPLRSLLVPERNNEQKILEVTQKIIELLMGESERWSNFNVGIKEEIKEEEEEEEDDVMKEWEYLEGHKDLYKDVMMDNQPPLTSPDGSSNENPPERCPRPLYSGVSTQEGHTIPHHQVEKVLGLKIEVKEEEEMYEIDDQLSINEGELMVTMTKEESSLDVSTGGTNSWNTPEGCLILSEHYNQDDNGMTEYSPGERIATQNIHHRLNHMVRSKDQFNSEKSKNKTHTIISNGQPSIHSAEKPPDPSNSEESSQDPFQDCEKSSIKNHNLVGNQSTHISGKRFSCSECEKSFIKKSNLIQHQRVHTGEKPFPCSECGKGFSSKGSRENHMRMHTGEKPFSCPKCGNSFAQKVTLILHQRTHTTQGHCLDQHVELHENKAPLPCSECGESFKKKSVVHVHQKGHTSKETFPCPDCEKSFKRNRDLVAHQRIHTGEPPFSCCKKSFKDSWKIVQHQRIHTGEKPFSCSECGKSFIQKSQLKTHLIVHTGEKPFSCSECGKCFPSKGNRDKHMRIHTGEKPFSCSECGKCFAQKVTLILHQRIHSTGDH; this is translated from the exons GATAACATAGTTGTGAAGAAGACATCGGGAGATGGACAGAACCCCATTACGGTTCCTCTACGTTCCTTACTGGTTCCAGAAAGAAACAATGAACAGAAGATTTTGgaagtcacccagaagatcatTGAGCTCCTGATGggagag AGTGAAAGATGGAGCAATTTTAATGTTGGTATCAAAGAGGagataaaagaagaagaagaggaggaggaggatgatgtgatgaaggagtgggagtatttagaaggacacaaggatctctacaaggacgtcatgatggacaatcagccgcccctcacatcaccgg atggatccagtaatgagaacccaccagagagatgtccccgccCTCTGTATTCCGGGGtctccacacaggaaggtcacaccatccctcaccatcag GTAGAAAAAGTGTTGGGTTTAAAaattgaggttaaagaggaagaagaaatgTATGAGATAGATGATCAGCTGTCTATAAATGAAGGTGAATTGATGGTGACAATGACCAAGGAGGAATCTTCTCTAGATGTCAGCACAG GAGGAACCAATAGCTGGAATACCCCAGAAGGATGTCTTATTTTATCTGAACATTATAACCAAGACGATAATGGCATGACAGAATATTCCCCAGGAGAAAGGATTGCTACtcaaaatatacatcacagactTAATCATATGGTAAGATCAAAAGATCAGTTTAATTCTGAGAAGtccaaaaataaaacacataccATCATCTCAAATGGCCAACCAAGTATTCACAGTGCAGAGAAACCACCAGATCCTTCTAATTCCGAGGAATCTTCTCAAGATCCTTTTCAGGATTGTGAAAAATCAAGCATAAAAAATCATAACCTGGTTGGAAATCAAAGCACTCACATCAGTGGAAAACgtttttcctgttctgagtgtgagaAGTCCTTCATAAAGAAATCAAATCTCATTCAACACCAGAGAGTCCACACCGGCGAGAAGCCCTTTCCCTGTTCCGAGTGTGGAAAGGGCTTCTCCAGTAAAGGGAGCCGTGAAAACCACATGAGAATGCACACTggtgagaagccgttttcctgtcccaAATGCGGCAACAGTTTTGCGCAGAAAGTGACACTAATTCTCCACCAGAGAACACACACCACCCAAGGCCACTGCCTTGATCAGCATGTGGAGCTTCATGAAAATAAGGCTCCATTGCCATGTTCTGAGTGTGGCGAGTCATTTAAGAAGAAATCTGTAGTCCACGTCCATCAGAAGGGTCACACCAGTAAGGAGACCTTCCCTTGCCCTGACTGTGAAAAATCATTCAAAAGAAATCGTGATCTGGTTGCACACCAAAGAATTCACACCGGAGAACCACCTTTTTCATGTTGCAAGAAGTCCTTTAAAGACAGTTGGAAAATCGTTCAACACCAGAGAATCCACACCGGGGAAAAGCCCttctcctgttctgagtgcggaaagTCTTTCATCCAGAAATCACAACTAAAAACACACCTGATAGTCCACACCGGCGAGAAGCCCttctcctgttctgagtgcggcaaATGCTTCCCTAGCAAAGGAAACCGTGATAAGCACATGAGAATTCACACTGGCGAAAAGCCATTTTCCTGTTCAGAATGTGGCAAATGTTTTGCGCAGAAAGTGACTCTAATTCTCCACCAGAGAATACACAGCACAGGAGACCACTGA